The DNA window ACGAGCGCTGCCGGAACTGTCCGCGTTTTCAAAAGTGTCCCTGGATGGCTTCCGTCCACGCCTCAATCTGGGTGAACGACGAGCCGGTGGGAATCTTCGGCGTTACGGCAACCAATGAAACACAGGCGGAATTATTGAGCAGCCGCTTCGAGGAGATGGCCCAGTTTACCGACTCCTTTGTGGAGCTTTTGAGCGGATACATGCAGTTTCGAAGCAGCAAGCCGCCGGTGACGCGGACCATCATCGTCCCACAGAATTCCCTGCCCCCGGCCGAACCGTTTTCCCGTATCCTGTCGGAGGATCCGTCTTTTATCCAGTTTAAGCAGAAGGCGGCAAAACTGGCCAGGTATTCATCCACGGTGCTGCTGACCGGCGAGACGGGAACAGGGAAGGAACTCTTTTCCAGGGGAATCCATGAGTTGAGCCCCAGGAGTTCCGGGCCGTTTGTGGCGATCAACTGCGGGGCGGTCCCGGAACAGCTGATTGAGAGCGAGTTATTCGGATATAAAAAGGGAGCTTTCACGGGAGCCTCCACGGACAAGCAGGGCCGTTTTCTTTCCGCCGACCGCGGCACCCTGTTCCTCGATGAAGTGGAAAACATGCCCCTGTATCTTCAGCAGAAACTCCTTCGCGCGTTGGAAAGCCATGAGATAGAACCCCTCGGCAGTTCACGGCCGATTCACGTTGACTTACGCATCATAGCCGCCACCAACCGGCCGCTGGAAGAGCTGGTGGAGCGCGGCACATTCCGGGAGGATCTGTTCCACCGCCTGAACGTGATTTCACTTAAAATCCCGCCCCTGAGGGAGCGGGGAAAGGATGTCCTTTATCTGTCGGGGCATATGCTTCGCAGGTATAACCAGGCATTTCACAAGGAGATAGGCGGACTGAGTGAAGAGGTGCAGTCCCTGTTTCTTTTCTATCCGTGGAGGGGCAATATCAGGGAACTGCAGAACACGATGGAATATGCGGTCTGTATGTGTGAGGGCAGCCAGATTGGCCTGCAGGATCTGCCGGAATCGCTGATCACTGCGGCGCGCCGGATGCTTCCGGGCGGGTTTAAGACAGTTTCGGTGCCGGGAGACTCCGTCCTTTCCTCTTCCTCTCATTCACCTATATCCCTGCCCGAAGAAGCCGCGCAGCTTAAGAAGGCGCTGGAGCGCTTTGGATGGAGCGAGGAAGGACGGCTGAAGGCGGCGGCCGAGCTGGGGATCAGCAGGGCGACCGTATACCGGCGAATTAAAAAGTATGATTTGAAAGAATAAAGACAGAAAGGAAAAGAATAAATATAAGGATTGGAATATAGAATGCTCCCGTCCATACAGGCATGTTTTACTATAACATTTACCTGTATGGATGGGAGCATCTTTTAATGGGGCTGTAAAATAAGTCCCTTTGTTCTTTGACAGGGAAGTTCTCCCCATCAGCCGCTGACCCACCCTTTTGCGAACCGCACGGCGGCATCCAGGAGAGGTGATGACGCATCCCTGCGCCAGGCGATCCCCACCTCTTTTGTGATCTTTTCCTCTATTTTCAGTTCTACGACACCCGACAGGTTACGGGACAGAAATTCTTCGGATGGAAGGAAGGCCACGCCGAGACCGCCCTGGACCATGTAAAGTCCGGTGGTAGGGCTGCCGGAGCGGCAGACGATATCGGGTTCAAATCCGGCATTCCGGCAGGCAAGGAGGCACAGCTCCGAGGCAACCTGCCCGCTCTGGTGGAAAATAAAGTGCTCATCCTTAAGCTCCTTTAAGCTCACCGTTTTCCTGCCTGCCAGCGGATGGCGGCTGGGAACGGCCAGAGAATAGCAGTCCTCGCCCAGTTTGGCGAAGTCGAGGCTTTGCGGCAGTTCCGTCAGCGGCCTGTTTAAGAAGGCCAGATCAATTTTTCGTTCCAGCAGCAGGTCCACAAGACGGTGGGTTCCCTCCTGGATAATATTTACCGAAATATCGGGGTAGTTATAGCAGAAGGATGACAGCATCTCCCCGAAATCAATGCACTGCAGGCTGGTGATAATCCCCAGGGTCAGGCTGCCCTTGTGAAGACCGGCATAGAATGCCATCTCGGCTTCCAGGGCCTCGGTGCGCTGCACAATCTCACGCGCGCGCAGGACGAATTCCTTACCCGCATCGGTGAGTGTGGCGCCGCGGGAATTGCGGTAAAACAGGGGCAGGCCCAGCTCCCGTTCCAGTTTTGCGATCTGCTGGGACAGTGCGGGCTGTCCCACATGGCAGGCCTGGGCGGCCAGGGAAAAATTCCCGCAGTCCGCCACGGCCAGAACATAGTTCATTGTATATAATTCCATTGGATTTCCTCCCGGCTCTTTGCTTCTGGCCTTATTATATTATAAAAAAATCAAACGGACAACATTACTATCATTTTTAATGATAGTAACTGTCAGGAAGAAGAATTGGATCTTTCTAAGCGGCTGTAGTAAGATCAAGTCAGAAACAGGAACTGAACTAAAAAGGCTGCCACCCGGGAGGAACCTGAAAGTCCAGAAAATATAAGAATTTATGATAATGATAGGAAGGATAAATTATGGAAAATCGCAATTATTTCACAGAGCGTGATGTAGAACGCCTGGAGAAACAGGCGGTACAGCTGAGACAGGATATCATCTCGATGATACATTCTGCAAAAGCCGGACATCCGGGAGGTTCCCTGTCGGCGGTGGAAATGGTAACGGCCCTGTATTTTCACGTAATGAATATTAAACCGGAGGAGCCGGACTGGGCGGATCGGGATCGTTTCATCCTCTCTAAAGGCCACTCCTGCCCGGTACTGTATGCAGCCCTGGCACGCCGCGGATTCTTTGACCCGGCGATACTGAACACGCTGCGCCAGTACCACTCCATTCTTCAGGGACATCCGGACATGAATAAGGTGCCGGGCATCGACATGACGGCAGGTTCCCTTGGAAACGGACTCTCGGCAGGCGTGGGAATGGCGCTTTCGGCCAGGCTCCATCATCAGGATTATATGACCTATGTCATGCTGGGTGACGGAGAGATACAGGAGGGCATGGTCTGGGAGGCCGCGATGGCGGCCAGCCACCATAACCTCAAAAACCTGGTGGCGATTGTGGACTGCAATGGCGTCCAGATTAACGGCTGGGTGAACGACATCATGACCGTTGAGCCTCTGGGAGACAAGTGGCGCTCCTTCGGCTGGAGGGTTGTGGAAGTAAACGGACACAATATGAAAGATGTGCTTACGGCGCTCCACACGGCAAAGACCATGAGGAACCCTACGGCCATCCTGATGCGCACCGTCAAGGGCAAGGGAGTCTCCTTCATGGAGGATGACTCGGCATGGCACGGAGCGGCACCTGATGACGAACAGCTTGTAAAGGCAATCTCAGAAATAAAGGAAGGAGGTGTTGTGTGATGGCAAAGACACTTGCAACCAGAATGGCATTCGGCCATGAACTGATAGAAATCGCTAAAACAAACGAAAACTTCGTAGTCTGCAACGCCGACACCAAGGCATGCGGCCTGGAGAAATTCGGAGCATACTTTCCCGAAAGGGAGTTCTCATTCGGCATTGCCGAACAGAATATGGTGGGAGGCGCAGCCGGACTGGCAGCCTGCGGAAACAAGGTGTTCCTCGCAACCTTCGCGGTATTCGCTTCCATGAGGGCCTGCGAGCAGGTAAGAACCTTCGTGTGCTACCCGAATCTGAACGTGACCGTGATAGGAACCCATACGGGACTTCAGGTCGGCGGCGACGGCGCCACGCATGCGGCGATTGAGGACGTGTCCATCATGCGTTCCTTCCCGAACATGACTGTGGTACAGCCGGCCGACGCGGTATCCGCAAAGGCCCTGGCCCATGCGGCGGTAGACTTTACCGGCCCCCTCTATGTCAGGCTGCACCGCAATCCGGTGGAAGACATCTATGACCCGGCCTCCTATGAGTTTGAATGGGGCAAGGCGCGCACTGTAGTGGATTACGGAAACGATATGACAATGATAGTCTCCGGAATACTGCTTAAAAAAGCGCTGGATGCGGCCGCTGTTTTAAAGGAGCAGGGAATCCTTGTCCGGGTGCTCGACATGGCCACCATCAAACCGCTGGACAACGAGGCGGTCATAAAGGCGGCACGGGAGACCGGAGCGGTCATGACAATCGAGGACCACACCATTTTCGGCGGCCTTGGTTCCGCAGTGGCGGAAGTGCTGGTGGAACAGGAACCGGTTCCCATGCAGCGAATCGGCGTCCAGGATAAATTCGGTGAATCCGGCGATCCGGAACTGCTTTACCGTGACCACGGCATGGATGTGGATTCCATCGTAGCAAAGGCAAAGGCGTTAATCGCCAGAAAAAGATAGACGGCGCGGTAAACCCGGCCGGGAAAGGACAGGTAAATATGAAATCCCCACATGTATGTATTTTACAGACCAGTTTTGCCAAACGGGAGGATACCATCGCATTCCTGAAGGAAAAAGTCCCGGGAGTGAGGGTGGAATTTATCACCGACAGCACCCTGCTGAATGATGTCCGTGCAAACGGCGGGCCCAGCCAGGCGGTAATCGACAGGATGACTCTCTACGCAAAAGCGGCGGAAATCTCCGGAGCGGATTTAATCGTCAACTCCTGCTCCACGGTGGGAGAAGTGGCCGACATCTATGAGAAAGAAGTGAATGTCCCTGTTATGAAGGTGGATCTGCCGATGGCCGAGGAGGCGGTGAGCCTGGGAACGAAGATTGCCCTGATTGCCACGGTGGAAACAACGCTTGGGCCCAGCCAGAGGCTGATTGAAAAGACAGGCGCCGCACAGGGTAAAAAGATGGAGTGCACACAGTATTTGCAGAACGCAGCCTGGGATGCCCTTCAGGCAGGACACCCGGAAGAGCACAACCGCATACTGATGGAAAACATCAGGGAGCTGGATAAAATGGGATACGACGCCATCGTAATGGCCCAGGTGTCCATGCGCGCGCTGCTGCCCGACTTAAAAGACGTAAAAACACCTTTACTGTGCAGCTTCTTCTCGGGCTATGGAAGAATTGCCGAAAAGCTGAATGAAATTGCGGCAGAAAAATAAGCGTGAAACCGGGCGTTAGAAACAGAACCGGACATTAAGTATGAAATCGGACATAAAAGAGTAAATGGAGGAGATTAAAATGAGTAACAAATTAGTATCTGATTTATTAGTAGATTATCTGGAGCGCAGAGGCGTTACCAAATTATTCGGCCTTTGCGGCCATACCGTAATCGGAATGCTGGACGCACTGTCCCGCAGCGAGAAAATCCAGTACATAGGAACAAGACATGAGAGCGTGGCCTCCACGGCTGCAGACGGCTATGCCCGTGTGACACATAAGGCATCGGTGGTAATGTGTCATCTGGGGCCGGGACTTACCAATGTAATCACAGGCGTCGCCAACGCCTCGCTGGATTCCATCCCCATGGTAGTCATTGCCGGTGATGTGCCGAGCTACTACTACGGCCGCCATCCTCACCAGGAAGTGCAGATGCATGCCGACGGCGACCAGTACAAATTGCTGGAGCCGGTTGTAAAGCGCGCATGGAGAGTGGATGACGTGGAAGCGCTTCCCGATATTCTCGACAAGGCATTCCGCCTGGCTGAGTCCGGCCGTCCGGGACCCGTCCTTGTGGACGTTCCGATGGATATGTTCTCAAGAGAAATGGATGAGGAACTTTGGGCGCGCACCTACAAGGGTAATCTCGTAACCATGCGCCCTGCCCTGGATCCTGCGGCTGCAAAGGCAATCGCAAAGAAATTGGTGGAGGCAAAGAATCCGGTTCTCCATGCAGGCGGTGGAATCCTTTTATCCCAGGCATCCGAGGAACTGGCTGCCCTGGCTGAATTCATGGACATTCCGGTATCACGTACACTGGCAGGACAGGGCTGCTTATCCGACCTGCACCCGCTGATGATTGGACAGACCGGTTTCTGGGGCCTTGAATTCACCCACTCACTGACCACGAATGCCGATGTAATCCTGGGCCTCGGCACCAGATTCGGCGAGGCCGACAGCTCAAGCTGGTATCAGGGAGTCACATTCGACCCTGATAAGACCACCTTTTTACAGATTGACATCGACCCGATGGAGATCGGACGCAACTATCCGGTAGAAATCGGAGCCATGGGAGACTTAAAGATTGGCCTTGCCCAGATCCTTGAAGAAGTGAAAAAGATTTGTCCGGAAGGACGGAGTAATCCGGAACTCCGGGCCAGAATTGCCAGGGCCAAGGCAGAGTTTAAACAATCCAACGCAGCTATTTCAAGTGATAACCGTTTCCCGATGACGCCTCAGAGAATCCTTAAGGACGTCAAGGAAGTGATTCCGGAGGATGCAGTGATCTTTACCGATGTAGGCTGGAACAAGAACGGCGTTGCACAGGAATTTGATATTACACGTCCGGGAGCCATTCACCACTCATCCGGTCTGGCGACCATGGGATTCGGCCCGTCGGCCGTACTGGGAGGCAAGCTTGCTGCTCCCGACAAGATTGTCCTTAATCTGACCGGAGACGGCGGTTTCGGCATCAATCCGTCCTGCCTTGCTACGGCAGTTGAGCAGGGAATCGCCTGCACCTGGGTGGTTATGAATAACTCGGCTTTCGGTACAATCGCAGGACTTGAAAATGCCAACTATAAAACAAAATTCGGTACGGTATTCTATAAAGCCGACGGAGAGCGCTACACCATTTCCTGGGCGGATGTGGCGAAGAGCTACGGAATCGAGTCCATCTGCATTAGTTCTGCGGAAGAATTTAAACCGGCCATGGAAAAGGCCATTGAAGCCAACAAGGCGGGACGTCCGTTCTTAGTGGAGGCTCCAATGGAGAACATCGTAGTGCCGACACCGGGCTGCTGGAATATCAACGATATCTATACACCAAACGCACTTGTCAAAGAAGGAAAACTGATTAAGAAAGAGAACGGCCGTTATGTTGCGCCAAGCCATTCGAAATCTCATGATGCATAATTGCATGAAACGGAGGTAAACGATGAAAAACTTATTTTCTTTGGCTTATCTGACCGTGCCGGGTACCCACCCGGCCGATCAGGTGGAAATCGCAGCGGGATGCGGCTACGAGGGAGTCAGCCTGCGCCCGATTTCAATGAAAATGCCGGGAGAGCCCGACTTTCGTCTGGCAAATGAAGCGATCTTTAAAAGTGTCAGGGCGGCTCTTGAACGTACCGGAGTGCGCCTGATGGATATTGAGCTGGCGCGTGTGGGAGACGGACTTGATGTGGCCTCCTACGAGGCGGACTTTGAAAAAGCCGCCGAGCTGGGTGCAAAATACGTGATTTCCAGTGTCTGGACACCGGATCGGGAAGCGGCTCTTCATCAGCTTGAAATGATATGCGATATGGCTGCAAAGTATGATCTGCTTGTGAACCTGGAATTTATGGCATTCGCCAATGTGCGGACCCTAGAAGAAGCTTTGGAGGTAATGGATATTCTGAAACGTCCTAACTTAAAGCTTATGGTGGATACGCTCCATGCCCACAGAGCCGGTGTGACGCAGGAAATGCTGAAAGAGATACCGGCGGAGCGGTTTGGCTTTGTCCATCTGTGTGACGGACCCGGTTTTATCCCTCCGTTAGACCATCCCGATATGACCGGCGTAGCCCGTTCCGGACGTCTGTACGTCGGAGAGGGAGAGATTGATATTGCCGGAATGCTGCATGGAATCGCCAACATCCCGTACTATGCCATCGAACTGCCCAACGCTGCCGAGATGGAAGCCAGAGGCAAGCTGGGACACGCGGGCCGCTGCCTGGAGACGGCGAAGAAATACCTTGCGGCGAACGGTCTCTGATAAAGAGAAGCGGTGATTACCGAAAAGAGACAGGCGATTTCTGAAGAGAGCATTTTTAAGGGAGAACAGTATGAAATTTTTTATAGATACGGCTAATGTAGACGAGATCAGGGAAGCAAACGAGATGGGAATTATCTGCGGAGTGACGACAAACCCGTCCCTGATCGCAAAGGAAGGCCGCGACTTTTCTGAGGTAATCAAGGAGATTACGGAAATTGTGGACGGTCCCGTATCCGGGGAAGTGAAGGCGGACGCGGAAAAAGCGGAGGATATGATTGCACAGGGCAGGGAGATTGCTAAAATCCACCCGAATATGGTCGTCAAAATTCCGATGACAGCGGAGGGACTTAAGGCAGTCAAAGCGCTTTCAGCAGAAGGAATCAGAACGAATGTGACCCTCATTTTCACCGCCAGCCAGGCTCTTTTAGCCGCCCGGGCGGGCGCATCCTATGTGTCTCCTTTCCTCGGCAGACTGGACGACATTTCCACCTGCGGCACAGACCTGATTTATGATATTACGCAGATATTTGGCAATTACCCGGACATCAGTACGGAAATTATCTGCGCGTCCACAAGACATCCGCTGCACATTATTGAGTGCGCAAAGGCGGGAGGCGACATTGCCACCGTGCCGTATAAGGTCCTCATGCAGATGGTGAAACATCCTCTGACCGATGCGGGAATTGAGAAGTTTAAAGAAGACAGTAAGTGATAAGTTGAACTGTAACGAACTGTTATGATAAGAGAGCCTGCGCCCTGCCGTTAATGGATTAAGGAGCAGGCTCTTTTCAGAAAAAGGAGTTTTTCCATGAATCTAATAAAGCTTAAAAAAACGGCAAATGAAGTCAGAAAAGGAATCTTAACTTCCGTGCACGCCGCAAAATCCGGCCATCCGGGCGGTTCCCTGTCGGCTGCGGACATCCTGACTTATCTCTACTTTGAGGAGATGAATATCGATCCCTCCCGGCCGGACTGGGAGGGCAGGGATCGTTTCGTACTGTCCAAAGGACATAATGCGCCGGGGCTGTATGCGGCTTTGGCGGAAAGAGGATATATCCCAAAGGAGGATCTGGTGACGCTGCGCCATACCGGCTCCTATCTCCAGGGGCATCCCGATATGAAACACATAAATGGCGTCGATATGTCAAGCGGTTCCCTGGGCCAGGGAATCTCGGCGGCGGTCGGGATGGCGCTGGCCGCTAAGATGGACGGCAGATCCCACCGGGTGTATGCGCTTCTGGGAGACGGGGAGCTTCAGGAGGGGCAGGTCTGGGAGGCCGCTATGTTCGCCGGTTTCCGGGAACTTGACAACCTTGTGGTCATCGTGGACAACAATAATCTTCAGATAGACGGTTCCCTCGAGGAAGTCTGCTCCGCTTATCCGCTCGATAAGAAATTTGAAGCGTTTCATTTCCATGTCATCCGTGTGGACGACGGAAATGATATGGAAAAGCTGAGGAGCGCGTTCCGGGAGGCCCGGTCGGTGACCGGTAAGCCGACCGCGATTATCGCGGAAACCATTAAAGGAAAAGGAATTTCCTTTATGGAGGATAAAACGTCCTGGCACGGCAAGGCCCCGAATGACGCGGAATATAAAACCGCCATGGAGGAACTGGAACGTCTTGGGGAAAAACTTGAAAGGGAGGGAAGTGGAGATGGAGAATAAAAAGATTGCAACCAGGGAGAGTTACGGCAACGCCCTGGCGGAGCTTGGAAAACTGCATGAAGATCTGGTTGTGCTGGACGCCGATCTGGCGGAGGCGACGAAGACTGCGATTTTCCGCAGCGCCTTTCCCGAACGCCACATCGACTGCGGAATTGCGGAATGCAATATGATTGGAATTGCAGCCGGACTTGCCGCGTCGGGTAAAGTGCCTTTTGCCAGCTCTTTTGCCATGTTCGCAGCAGGCCGCGCCTTTGAGCAGGTCAGAAATTCGGTGGGTTACCCCCATCTCAATGTAAAGATCGCGGCCACCCATGCCGGAATTTCCGTTGGTGAGGACGGGGCGACCCATCAGTGCAATGAAGATATCGCACTGATGAGGACAATTCCCGGAATGACCGTCATCTGCCCTGCCGACGATGTGGAGGCAAGGGCGGCGGTGAAAGCTGCCTATGAGCATGACGGCCCGGTGTACCTGCGGTTCGGCCGTCTTCCCGTCCCGGTGGTTAACGGAAACGCCGGTTACCGGTTTGAACTGGGAAAAGGAATCGTGCTGCGTGAGGGAACCGATCTGACGATCGTGACCACCGGCCTGTGCGTTCCCGCATGCCTGGATGCGGCAAACATGCTTGCAGAAGAGGGCATCAGCGCGGAGGTGGTGAATATCCACACAATCAAACCCATCGATGAAGAGCTGCTGTTAAAGGAGGCTCAAAAAACCGGGAGAATCGTCACGGTGGAGGAACATTCCATCATTGGCGGCCTGGGCAGCGCCGTCTGCGAGGCGCTGTCGGAACAATACCCCGTCCCGGTTCACCGAATCGGCATCCGTGACACATTCGGAGAGTCCGGCCCCGCCGGAGAACTTCTGAAAAAATACGGGCTGGATGGAGAGGGGATCGCGGAAGAAATCCGTTCCTGCTATAAAAAACAAATCCGGTAAAAGACCGGGAAGCTTCTATAAATTCTCTAAAAGCGCAGTCAGTACGTCATAAATTTTTGCAAAAGAAGCTCTTTCCACCCGTTCAAGAAAGGTGTGGTAATCCTTTATTAACGGTCCCAGGGTTGCGATGTCCATCCCCGGTTTCATTGCAATGAAATGGCCGGCTTCCAGACAGCCATGTTCCGCGTGCTCTTTCATTACAGTTCCTGTAACCCGTTCATAGGCCTGTTCAAGATGTGCCCTCAAAGGGGAATTTTCCCGGTATTCCCAGCATGGGAGGCTGTCTGTGGCTTCAGCTTCCCAGCCCAGGCTCTCGGCAATGATGGCAGCTTCATCAGCGATCTGATCGATAAAGGAGAGGGCGGCGCCTCTGATATGGAGCGAAACGGCCAAGCCGTCATCACTCATTTTTATAAGCCCCAGATTGCTTGATGCGGTTGTCAGTTCCATGTGAATGTCACGGTGGCGGAATCCGTTGGGACAGGTAAACAGAAAACGGATGATATTTCTGCTGTCCCTGGCGGAGAAGGCCGGCTGCGGTTCACAGCGTACCACCTTAGCGGTGACTGCCCCGTCACTGTACTTCAGTTCCCTGCTGATATCCTCCAGGAGGGCGGAAATATCCGCGTATATTTCATTTTCATTCCTGTCTGAGACAAAAACAACCGTGCACGCGTTAGGGATTGCGTTATCAACCGTGCCGCCGTCCATGCAGGCCAGCTGCATCCCCTCTTCTTTTTTCAGGAGCATGTATAAAAACCGTGCGGCGATCTTGTTGGCATTTCCCCGTTCTTTATGGATGTCATCCCCGGAGTGGCCTCCTGACAGGCCGCCTACCGTCAGTTGATAAAACGGCCGCTCCGTTTCTTTTCGCAGGCCGCGGTACCGGAACGCGATTCTTTTCATACCGGCTGCAGAGACCGTCGTAGTATCCCCGCTCACTTCGTCCAGGCCCAGCAGGCGCATTCCCTGAAAGTCCTCCGCTTTTAAGTGAGTGGCGCCGATACAGCCAGGCTCCTCCAGGACCGTAAACAGGCATTCGAGGGGAGGATGACGGATGCTGTCGTCAGCAAGAACCGCCATCATGTAGGCAACTCCAACGCCGTCATCGGCTCCCAGAGTAGTTCCACGGGCCCGGATCCAACCATCCTCCACATAAATATCAAGGGGATCTGTCTCAAAATTGTGCTCACAACCAGGCTGCTTTTCGCACACCATGTCAATATGTGACTGAAGGATCAGCGGCGGCCGGCCTTCAAGCCCATGGGTTCCATTTTTATAAATAATAATATTTCCCCATTCATCCTGTCTATATTGTAAATGGTGCTCCACGGCAAATTCCGCCAGGTGGTCGCTCAACACTTTCTCCTGGAACGAACCGTGGGGATAGCGGCATATTTCCTCAAAATACCGTTCAAATGGAAGCTCATGATTTAGTACGTTATTCATTATGTTCCCTGCCTTTCCTGTTCTGTTCCAAAATCAGTCTTCGCTTTACTTTTGTCCGTTTCAGCCATATCAGAGTCAGGGCGATCCCGATGACTGTGACCGCCAGCATATAGGTAAAGAACATCCTGTATCCAGCGGCTGCCGGAAAATGATCCAGAAGCTGCCCGGCGATCAGATGATTTGTCACTTCCGGCATATACCCGAGACAGCATATCAGTCCGATAGCGGCTCCCTCCCACTCGGCGGGACAGTCAAATTCTTCCATAATCGCAAACTGCATGCTGACACAGGTATACATGCTGACGAAAACGATTAAATACGCACACAGAACCGGCACGATTCCGGCTGCGGGACGGGTAAACAGGATAATGGCCACTCCGATCAACAGCCCGATCTGGCCTATCAGCATAGTCTTTGAGTTGTTAATCCTGTCTCCGAGAATTCCTGCCGCCATGGAGGCAAAAGGCCTGATATACTGGGAGGCAGAGGTCAGAACTACCCCGGCGAGGGCGCCGACGGTAAACACCTTCGTCACATACGGCGAAAAGTAATAGTATCCCTGGCTGACGGTGAGTGTCGCATAGATGATGCCGATCATCAGCCAGACCTCAGGGATTTTAGCCGCCTTTCCAATCAGCTTCAGTTGAAATCCCTCCCGTGCCCCTGAATTTTCTTCTTTTAAGTCGCGCAGCAGCCAGGAAACCACGAATCCCAGGATGGTCGTCACACCTGCATAAAATACAATAATCCAACGGACCCCCATACTTTCGCTGCTGACTGCCAGCATCCTGCCAAAGATTACGGCGGCGATTGTCATGTAACCGGCGTTAAAGATGCCCCGGCCGCCCTCAAAGATGCCGAAGGCTTTCCCCTGCTCATTCGATGCGGCAAGAGCCCGGATCCCCTTCATTAATGCGGGCCAGAACATCATAAGTGACGTAATGCCCCAGATGCCGTGAATCAGTATGACGGCAGCCGGCGGCGGGGAGAGCAGCAGGGCGAAACCCAATGCGCCGGTCAGGATCATCGAAAGCGGTATCAGCCGCTTTACCGGAAAGGCATCCGCGATCAGCCCTCCGAACAGGTAAGATATGGCGCCGATTCCCCCGAAACAGGCGCTGCAGTACCCCATTTGTGCATT is part of the [Clostridium] symbiosum genome and encodes:
- the fsa gene encoding fructose-6-phosphate aldolase; the protein is MKFFIDTANVDEIREANEMGIICGVTTNPSLIAKEGRDFSEVIKEITEIVDGPVSGEVKADAEKAEDMIAQGREIAKIHPNMVVKIPMTAEGLKAVKALSAEGIRTNVTLIFTASQALLAARAGASYVSPFLGRLDDISTCGTDLIYDITQIFGNYPDISTEIICASTRHPLHIIECAKAGGDIATVPYKVLMQMVKHPLTDAGIEKFKEDSK
- a CDS encoding transketolase, yielding MNLIKLKKTANEVRKGILTSVHAAKSGHPGGSLSAADILTYLYFEEMNIDPSRPDWEGRDRFVLSKGHNAPGLYAALAERGYIPKEDLVTLRHTGSYLQGHPDMKHINGVDMSSGSLGQGISAAVGMALAAKMDGRSHRVYALLGDGELQEGQVWEAAMFAGFRELDNLVVIVDNNNLQIDGSLEEVCSAYPLDKKFEAFHFHVIRVDDGNDMEKLRSAFREARSVTGKPTAIIAETIKGKGISFMEDKTSWHGKAPNDAEYKTAMEELERLGEKLEREGSGDGE
- a CDS encoding transketolase family protein produces the protein MENKKIATRESYGNALAELGKLHEDLVVLDADLAEATKTAIFRSAFPERHIDCGIAECNMIGIAAGLAASGKVPFASSFAMFAAGRAFEQVRNSVGYPHLNVKIAATHAGISVGEDGATHQCNEDIALMRTIPGMTVICPADDVEARAAVKAAYEHDGPVYLRFGRLPVPVVNGNAGYRFELGKGIVLREGTDLTIVTTGLCVPACLDAANMLAEEGISAEVVNIHTIKPIDEELLLKEAQKTGRIVTVEEHSIIGGLGSAVCEALSEQYPVPVHRIGIRDTFGESGPAGELLKKYGLDGEGIAEEIRSCYKKQIR
- the pepD gene encoding beta-Ala-His dipeptidase; its protein translation is MNNVLNHELPFERYFEEICRYPHGSFQEKVLSDHLAEFAVEHHLQYRQDEWGNIIIYKNGTHGLEGRPPLILQSHIDMVCEKQPGCEHNFETDPLDIYVEDGWIRARGTTLGADDGVGVAYMMAVLADDSIRHPPLECLFTVLEEPGCIGATHLKAEDFQGMRLLGLDEVSGDTTTVSAAGMKRIAFRYRGLRKETERPFYQLTVGGLSGGHSGDDIHKERGNANKIAARFLYMLLKKEEGMQLACMDGGTVDNAIPNACTVVFVSDRNENEIYADISALLEDISRELKYSDGAVTAKVVRCEPQPAFSARDSRNIIRFLFTCPNGFRHRDIHMELTTASSNLGLIKMSDDGLAVSLHIRGAALSFIDQIADEAAIIAESLGWEAEATDSLPCWEYRENSPLRAHLEQAYERVTGTVMKEHAEHGCLEAGHFIAMKPGMDIATLGPLIKDYHTFLERVERASFAKIYDVLTALLENL
- a CDS encoding MFS transporter: MEEGSKLKKNLVTLIVLTMSGSFIYTLPYFRSFYYDAFMETFGLTNAQMGYCSACFGGIGAISYLFGGLIADAFPVKRLIPLSMILTGALGFALLLSPPPAAVILIHGIWGITSLMMFWPALMKGIRALAASNEQGKAFGIFEGGRGIFNAGYMTIAAVIFGRMLAVSSESMGVRWIIVFYAGVTTILGFVVSWLLRDLKEENSGAREGFQLKLIGKAAKIPEVWLMIGIIYATLTVSQGYYYFSPYVTKVFTVGALAGVVLTSASQYIRPFASMAAGILGDRINNSKTMLIGQIGLLIGVAIILFTRPAAGIVPVLCAYLIVFVSMYTCVSMQFAIMEEFDCPAEWEGAAIGLICCLGYMPEVTNHLIAGQLLDHFPAAAGYRMFFTYMLAVTVIGIALTLIWLKRTKVKRRLILEQNRKGREHNE